A single window of Engraulis encrasicolus isolate BLACKSEA-1 chromosome 20, IST_EnEncr_1.0, whole genome shotgun sequence DNA harbors:
- the LOC134435825 gene encoding XK-related protein 8-like translates to MAAILCLRSLFYLIWKIFSFCFFCLDVVLDVLAVHKLYREQDYVTMWVLIFLLVASSVLVQVFSWLWYDYSPEEQADTGSLTNHVYLYLYVKNRRLLGVYHVFQMGVIVRYAGVLEIAVRNLTRRPPLKGGIAGDLRHDLSLVRLFESFTENTPQLLLTLTILARREVVDWIIGPKALLSFISIAFNVLTYHRNMRSVNKNKSQLGCFSSLVYFLWNLFLLISRVAALALCAYVLPFGMLAMGLHFLFLWPMLLFGVWRLKTNFMEHPGKEWLYRATIALIWYFNWFSPCNSRSTKRHVIYHSFIAVDVALLMLLWWYLRDSTESFLGEVPAWVVCVAVAVLYSLGIMVKVLYYRLFHPEHSDSDKSGYDERAPANLNVIEMESSSGTDESDSTPPQPTGAQRRRQKMAANFYS, encoded by the exons CTTTATCGGGAGCAAGACTATGTCACTATGTGGGTGCTGATCTTTTTGTTGGTGGCGTCGTCTGTTCTGGTGCAAGTGTTCAGCTGGCTCTGGTATGACTACAGCCCTGAGGAGCAAGCAGATACAGGTAGCCTCACCAACCatgtgtacctgtacctgtatgTGAAGAACAGACGCCTCCTTGGAGTATACCACGTGTTCCAAATGGGAGTCATTGtcag GTATGCCGGCGTGCTGGAGATTGCTGTGCGAAACCTGACCAGGCGCCCCCCTCTGAAAGGGGGCATCGCTGGCGACCTTAGACACGACCTCAGCTTGGTGCGTCTCTTCGAGTCCTTCACGGAGAACACCCCTCAGCTGCTTCTCACTCTCACCATCCTGGCACGCAGAGAAGTGGTGGATTGGATCATAG GTCCTAAGGCTCTGCTGTCATTCATTTCCATTGCGTTCAATGTGCTTACGTACCACCGCAACATGCGCTccgtgaacaagaacaagagcCAGCTGGGGTGTTTCTCATCTTTGGTCTACTTCCTCTGGAACCTCTTCCTGCTCATCTCCCGAGTGGCTGCGCTGGCCCTGTGCGCCTATGTGCTGCCCTTTGGGATGCTCGCCATGGGCCTGCACTTTCTCTTCTTGTGGCCCATGCTCCTCTTCGGGGTCTGGCGTCTGAAAACCAACTTCATGGAACACCCTGGCAAGGAATGGCTCTACCGGGCCACCATAGCTCTCATCTGGTACTTCAACTGGTTCAGCCCATGCAACAGCCGCTCCACAAAGAGGCACGTGATCTATCACAGCTTCATAGCAGTGGACGTTGCGCTCCTCATGCTGCTTTGGTGGTATTTACGGGATTCGACCGAGTCTTTCCTTGGCGAGGTGCCGGCGTGggttgtgtgtgttgcagtggctgTACTCTACTCATTAGGAATCATGGTAAAAGTATTATACTACAGACTATTCCATCCTGAGCATTCAGACTCTGACAAGTCGGGATATGATGAAAGGGCTCCAGCGAATTTAAATGTTATTGAGATGGAAAGTTCGTCTGGTACTGATGAGAGTGACTCTACCCCACCACAGCCGACTGGTGCTCAACGAAGGAGGCAGAAGATGGCGGCCAACTTCTACTCATAG